The Dunckerocampus dactyliophorus isolate RoL2022-P2 chromosome 13, RoL_Ddac_1.1, whole genome shotgun sequence genome window below encodes:
- the clec14a gene encoding C-type lectin domain family 14 member A, which produces MASLLRWFQLCTVAFLTSMSTGSNSEPIYTVHRSEVSFEQALQECQPHHLATFTTQQELAQLLHILSNSHFRHAKRTFWVGLKKAKNQCVVPSLPLRGFRWTTDGGADVHESQWEEEPEHTCTSVRCAALVTTQVDGSTVTNWGLVPLSCKTRNPFICQLASRRVGLQDTNATADPESTEPEAPEPAAPERSTPEMTEQAPAEPEAAEPAEPEPAEPSAPKTAETEAPKPANPEEAPEKAAPEPSAPETDESEPPAPSDPEEAAPASREPEPAEPEPTEPTHPTHQGKPDEEGPHPGPKSGPRLCRWPVVPGARFLSLDPDNSSRIQVDCWSTVRLDLHCSGRPAVWHLPNRAAANLSYVCVPCGPGFLKDASGECADVDECAGPHECMHTCVNTVGSYTCVCTDLSGQQNHEDSAECAPTETGAAGPFSGVLVPTLVAVALLVVLVAVVLVTLKCCLRRRAHKHREGPAPNKMAT; this is translated from the coding sequence ATGGCGTCGCTGCTCCGCTGGTTTCAGCTTTGTACTGTCGCCTTTCTCACATCCATGTCAACCGGGTCCAACTCGGAACCGATTTACACAGTCCACCGCTCAGAGGTCTCCTTCGAGCAAGCCCTGCAGGAATGTCAGCCCCACCACCTCGCCACCTTCACCACCCAGCAGGAGCTCGCTCAACTCCTTCACATCCTGTCCAACTCTCATTTTCGACACGCCAAAAGGACTTTCTGGGTCGGACTGAAGAAGGCCAAGAACCAATGTGTGGTTCCATCACTGCCACTCAGAGGCTTCAGGTGGACCACGGACGGGGGTGCGGACGTGCACGAGAGTCAGTGGGAGGAGGAGCCAGAACACACGTGCACGTCGGTTCGCTGTGCAGCGCTTGTCACCACCCAAGTGGACGGGTCCACCGTGACCAACTGGGGTCTGGTCCCGCTTAGCTGCAAGACCCGGAACCCATTCATCTGCCAGCTGGCATCCAGACGGGTTGGACTCCAGGACACAAACGCCACGGCTGACCCAGAATCAACTGAACCTGAAGCACCAGAACCCGCTGCTCCTGAACGCTCAACACCAGAAATGACAGAGCAAGCACCAGCTGAACCTGAAGCAGCAGAACCGGCCGAGCCAGAACCCGCTGAACCATCAGCACCAAAAACGGCTGAGACAGAAGCGCCAAAGCCTGCTAATCCTGAAGAAGCACCAGAAAAGGCTGCGCCAGAACCATCAGCACCAGAAACAGATGAATCAGAACCACCAGCACCTTCTGATCCTGAAGAAGCAGCACCGGCATCGCGTGAGCCAGAACCAGCAGAACCAGAGCCAACAGAACCAACACATCCAACACATCAGGGAAAACCTGATGAGGAGGGACCCCACCCTGGGCCCAAATCTGGGCCTCGCCTGTGTCGCTGGCCTGTTGTGCCTGGAGCACGCTTCCTCAGTCTGGACCCTGACAACAGCAGCAGGATCCAGGTGGACTGCTGGTCCACGGTCCGGCTGGACTTGCACTGTTCGGGTCGGCCCGCCGTTTGGCATCTGCCCAACCGTGCTGCCGCTAATCTGAGCTACGTGTGCGTGCCGTGTGGACCCGGTTTCCTCAAAGACGCCTCGGGTGAGTGCGCGGATGTGGACGAGTGCGCCGGACCGCATGAGTGCATGCACACCTGTGTGAACACGGTGGGCTcgtacacgtgtgtgtgcaccGACCTCAGCGGCCAACAGAACCACGAAGACTCGGCGGAGTGCGCGCCAACCGAGACCGGCGCCGCAGGTCCTTTTTCAGGCGTCCTAGTCCCGACATTGGTGGCCGTGGCGTTGCTGGtggtcctggtggcggtcgtcTTGGTGACGCTCAAGTGCTGCCTGCGGAGGCGGGCCCATAAGCACAGAGAAGGCCCCGCCCCAAACAAGATGGCGACCTGA
- the foxa1 gene encoding hepatocyte nuclear factor 3-alpha, whose amino-acid sequence MLGAVKMEGHDAPDWSYYSEEVYSPMAAGLGMGAVSSYMSGSGTASTSFNMPYSGPSISPAPVSGMGVCSLSSGAMGGTLSPSCMSSATAQQTSLALNPYGGASPSVNAGTAYSGGGGLNRGRDGKALRRSYPHAKPPYSYISLITMAIQQAPGKMLTLSEIYQWIMDLFPYYRQNQQRWQNSIRHSLSFNDCFVKVSRSPDKPGKGSYWTLHPDSGNMFENGCYLRRQKRFKCDKKVQSEGRKERGGGASPCRETLKPPGLSDTSSLASSSRAGLPGSDTKVSGSQLLSSLCLPPHAHMHVHEAQMHLKGDAHYAFNHPFSINNLMSSEQHHKLDLKAYESLQYSPYGTGPAIGTRTVESLEASYYQGACPRALLNTS is encoded by the exons ATGCTGGGCGCGGTGAAGATGGAAGGCCACGACGCTCCAGACTGGAGTTACTACAGCGAGGAG GTCTACTCCCCGATGGCGGCGGGTCTCGGGATGGGTGCTGTGTCAAGCTACATGTCCGGCAGCGGAACGGCGTCCACCTCTTTCAATATGCCATACAGCGGCCCCAGCATAAGCCCCGCCCCGGTGTCAGGGATGGGTGTGTGCAGCCTCAGCAGTGGCGCAATGGGCGGGACTCTGAGCCCGTCCTGCATGAGCTCGGCGACGGCCCAGCAGACTTCCTTGGCCCTGAACCCATACGGCGGCGCGAGTCCGAGCGTCAACGCCGGCACGGCGTACAGCGGAGGCGGCGGGCTGAACCGAGGCCGCGACGGCAAAGCATTGAGGAGAAGCTACCCGCACGCCAAGCCGCCGTACTCGTACATCTCGCTTATCACCATGGCAATCCAGCAGGCGCCTGGCAAGATGCTGACCCTCAGTGAGATCTACCAGTGGATCATGGACCTGTTCCCGTACTACCGGCAGAACCAGCAGCGCTGGCAGAACTCCATCCGCCACTCGCTGTCCTTCAACGACTGCTTTGTCAAAGTCTCACGCTCGCCCGACAAACCCGGGAAGGGGTCCTACTGGACCCTGCACCCGGACTCTGGTAACATGTTTGAGAATGGCTGCTACCTGCGGCGCCAGAAGCGTTTCAAGTGTGACAAGAAGGTCCAATCGGAGGGCAGGAAGGAGCGAGGGGGCGGAGCCTCTCCTTGCAGGGAGACCCTAAAGCCTCCCGGACTCTCAGACACGTCCTCACTGGCGTCGTCCAGCCGGGCGGGGCTACCCGGCTCGGACACCAAGGTGTCAGGCTCTCAGTTGCTGTCGTCCTTGTGCCTGCCGCCGCACGcgcacatgcacgtgcatgaGGCCCAGATGCACCTCAAAGGCGACGCCCACTACGCCTTCAACCACCCTTTCTCCATCAACAACCTCATGTCTTCAGAGCAGCACCACAAACTGGACCTGAAGGCCTACGAGAGCCTGCAGTACTCACCCTACGGCACCGGACCCGCCATTGGCACCAGGACGGTCGAGTCGCTGGAGGCGTCGTACTACCAAGGGGCGTGTCCCAGGGCGCTCCTCAACACCTCCTAG